One window of the Camelina sativa cultivar DH55 chromosome 1, Cs, whole genome shotgun sequence genome contains the following:
- the LOC109124614 gene encoding serine/threonine-protein kinase At5g01020-like isoform X2, with product MGICFSAEEQYQFSQQQNYQKKTSPGKKTAVYLMKSDCQDSSVGKVSASGGLSLAPKNIKDLQSNPGYENVDIFTYEEMKVATKQFRPDYILGEGGFGVVYKGVIDDSVRAGYKSTKVAIKELNPEGFQGDREWLAEVNYLGQLSHPNLVKLIGYCCEDDHRLLVYEYMAMGSLEKHLFRRVGCTLTWSKRMKIALDAAKGLAFLHGAERSIIYRDLKTANILLDEGYNAKLSDFGLAKDGPRGDQTHVSTRVMGTYGYAAPEYVMTGHLTSRSDVYGFGVLLLEMLLGKRAMDKSRPCREHNLVEWARPLLNHNKKLLRIIDPRMDGQYGTKALMKVAGLAYQCLSQNPKGRPLMNHVVEVLETLKDDGDAQEEVMTNLHSRGKSVTLYDASSDSQGTRDGDGQRRRRPESGRSKSEASVDTDKYVSALSEPDTTKI from the exons CTTCTGTTGGTAAAGTGAGTGCAAGTGGTGGCTTGTCTTTGGCtcctaaaaacattaaagatctTCAGTCTAATCCAGGATATGAAAATGTTGATATTTTCACCTACGAGGAGATGAAGGTTGCTACTAAGCAGTTCAGGCCAGATTATATTCTTGGTGAAGGAGGTTTCGGAGTGGTCTATAAAGGAGTTATAGATGACTCTGTCAGGGCTGGTTACAAGTCTACCAAAGTTGCCATCAAAGAACTTAATCCAGAGGGCTTCCAGGGAGACCGAGAGTGGCTG GCTGAAGTCAACTATTTAGGACAGCTTAGTCACCCGAATTTGGTCAAGCTCATTGGCTACTGCTGTGAAGATGATCACAGATTATTAGTCTATGAATACATGGCAATGGGGAGCCTTGAGAAACATCTTTTCCGAA GAGTTGGATGCACTTTGACATGGTCGAAAAGAATGAAGATTGCTCTTGATGCAGCCAAGGGTCTTGCATTTCTACATGGTGCTGAACGCTCCATCATATATCGGGATCTGAAGACAGCAAATATATTGCTAGATGAG GGTTACAATGCTAAACTCTCTGACTTTGGACTAGCAAAGGATGGTCCAAGAGGAGATCAAACACATGTCTCAACACGTGTTATGGGGACTTACGGATACGCTGCTCCTGAGTACGTAATGACAG GACACTTGACATCCAGAAGTGATGTTTATGGATTTGGAGTACTTCTCCTTGAGATGCTCCTTGGGAAGAGGGCGATGGACAAAAGCAGACCTTGCAGGGAGCATAACTTGGTAGAGTGGGCACGACCACTGTTGAATCACAACAAAAAGCTTTTGAGGATCATAGACCCTCGAATGGATGGACAGTATGGCACTAAGGCGTTGATGAAAGTAGCTGGTTTGGCGTACCAATGCCTAAGCCAAAACCCGAAAGGAAGGCCCCTCATGAATCATGTTGTAGaagttcttgagactctcaagGATGACGGTGATGCTCAAGAGGAGGTCATGACTAACCTCCATAGTAGGGGCAAGTCTGTAACCTTATATGATGCTTCTAGTGATTCCCAAGGCACGAGAGATGGGGATggacagaggaggagaagaccAGAAAGTGGTCGAAGCAAGAGCGAAGCCTCAGTCGACACTGACAAATATGTTTCTGCTCTTTCAGAACCAGATACTACCAAAATTTAA
- the LOC104699501 gene encoding microtubule-associated protein TORTIFOLIA1-like, translating to MKTNNMQVKGRGGGGIMKANPQQVIFELKKKVVTALNKLADRDTHQRGVDELERTVEHLAPDKISCFLSCILDTDSEQKSAVRKECIRLMATLARFHEALVGPYLAKMVSSIVKRLKDPDSVVRDACIETMGVLASKMSCYEDHNYGVFVSLVKPLFEAIGDQNKCVQSGAALCLARVIDSSPEAPVAIIQRMLTRTVKLLNNSHFIAKPAVIELNRSIILAGGATAKSVLSSAMTSFQDALKNKDWTTRKAASVALMEIAATGEKFLGPLKASCICSLESCRFDKVKPVRDSVILALQYWKGVPGSDSPEPSETGSSVKESYNGTRESSELFSTTDSKLKDATSNKYVTDLARKEVPVTARKVPARYNDGPRKTKQDNWHIDITVPESSIVSKVDIHNEESEGSCITKTFAEVRNTPEATYEYIPMEVKADCYITDAINENDDIKSTTVSSSSFRASGMVNPAITSKHFAAEETYSEDQPFSTKLKDRTSLDSTVTVSSSQINHDCYAQIANEMASVRKQLSDIDNKQSRLIDQLQAFSKGIMNNFSVLQSKVSSLEYAVEGIAQNVVLHTDISNSNFVKHNQGSTQSPRLSSCTSRTSMDIRNRQSTLSSSKYSMTRENKTHGRSRLNESQGMEKTRSNPLGKTGQQHSREDIWNNIGQGRQTLIQTRTSSDSIQSIRLDYAEVMSGSRKPVTGVSCEDVVESEYIEVLSSGDELALVELLDRTGPVLESMSSQTINEILSILLSYLLERRFMNSILPWLHQVADLSTTNGANYLIPSARKRAQMLSAIQEASGMDFSNLAERRAVTQIAMKLRKLWGKCS from the exons atGAAGACCAACAACATGCAAGTTAAagggagaggaggaggaggaatcaTGAAGGCTAATCCACAACAGGTGATTTttgagctgaagaagaaggttgtgaCTGCGTTAAACAAGCTGGCGGATAGAGATACACATCAGAGAGGAGTTGATGAGCTTGAGAGAACGGTTGAGCATTTGGCACCGGATaagatttcttgttttctctcttgTATACTTGACACGGACTCTGAGCAGAAGAGTGCTGTTCGGAAAGAGTGCATCAGGTTGATGGCTACTTTAGCTAGGTTTCATGAGGCGCTTGTTGGACCATATCTTGCTAAGATGGTCTCCAGTATCGTTAAGCGGCTCAAGGATCCAGATTCTGTTGTCAGAGATGCATGTATTGAAACAATGGGTGTTTTGGCTTCCAAGATGAGTTGCTATGAAGACCACAACTATGGGGTCTTTGTTTCCTTGGTGAAACCGCTTTTCGAAGCCATTGGTGATCAGAATAAGTGTGTGCAGTCAGGTGCGGCGTTATGCCTGGCAAGGGTTATTGATAGTAGTCCTGAAGCTCCAGTTGCAATTATACAACGCATGTTAACGCGGACGGTAAAGCTTCTCAATAACTCGCATTTCATCGCAAAACCAGCAGTTATTGAGCTTAACAGAAGTATCATCCTG GCTGGTGGGGCAACGGCAAAGAGTGTTTTGTCCTCGGCAATGACTAGCTTTCAAGATGCCCTTAAAAATAAGGACTGGACAACTCGTAAGGCAGCTTCTGTAGCACTTATGGAAATTGCTGCTACTGGTGAAAAGTTTCTTGGACCTCTCAAGGCTTCCTGCATCTGCTCTCTTGAATCATGTCGCTTTGATAAA gtgAAACCAGTGAGGGACTCAGTTATCCTTGCCTTACAATATTGGAAAGGTGTCCCTGGGTCTGATAGTCCAGAGCCATCTGAAACTGGATCCTCTGTAAAAG AAAGCTATAATGGAACTCGAGAGAGTAGTGAACTTTTCAGTACCACTGACTCGAAATTGAAGGATGCTACGTCTAACAAATATGTAACGGATTTAGCAAGGAAAGAGGTTCCGGTTACTGCCAGGAAAGTACCTGCACGTTACAATGACGGCCCTCGAAAGACTAAACAAGATAATTGGCATATTGATATTACAGTCCCAGAATCTTCTATTGTTTCCAAGGTTGATATTCACAATGAAGAATCAGAGGGCAGTTGCATCACCAAGACGTTTGCAGAAGTAAGAAACACGCCAGAAGCGACATATGAGTACATTCCAATGGAGGTTAAGGCAGATTGCTATATAACAGACGCcatcaatgaaaatgatgatattaaGTCCACTACAGTTTCATCAAGCAGTTTCCGGGCAAGTGGTATGGTAAATCCAGCAATCACAAGTAAGCATTTTGCAGCGGAAGAGACTTATTCTGAGGACCAGCCATTCTCAACCAAGCTGAAAGATCGTACAAGTCTTGACTCTACTGTAACAGTGTCAAGCTCTCAAATCAATCATGACTGCTATGCTCAGATTGCAAATGAAATGGCTTCTGTACGTAAACAACTCTCAGATATTGACAATAAACAGTCACGTCTAATAGATCAGCTACAG GCCTTTTCAAAAGGAATAATGAACAACTTTTCCGTTCTTCAATCCAAGGTGTCAAGCTTAGAATATGCAGTGGAGGGGATAGCTCAGAACGTTGTCCTGCATACAGATATATCAAACTCCAATTTTGTGAAGCACAACCAAGGTAGTACCCAGTCACCGAGGCTCTCTAGTTGCACTTCAAGAACTTCTATGGATATCCGCAATCGGCAATCTACATTATCATCTTCCAAGTACTCGATGACAAGGgagaacaaaacacatggaaGAAGCAGACTAAATGAATCACAGGGCATGGAGAAGACGCGGAGTAATCCTTTAGGTAAGACTGGTCAACAACATTCTAGAGAGGACATTTGGAACAACATTGGACAGGGGAGACAAACATTGATCCAGACCAGGACATCTTCTGATTCAATTCAAAGCATAAGACTAGATTACGCAGAGGTGATGAGTGGATCAAGGAAACCTGTGACAGGTGTATCCTGTGAAGATGTTGTTGAATCAGAGTATATAGAAGTGCTTTCTTCTGGTGATGAGCTAGCGCTTGTCGAGCTTCTTGACAGAACCGGTCCTGTGCTGGAGAGTATGTCATCGCAGACCATAAATGAAATTCTCAGTATACTCCTGTCATACCTCCTCGAACGAAGATTCATGAATTCAATACTTCCTTGGTTGCATCAG GTCGCTGACTTGAGCACTACAAACGGAGCTAATTATCTTATTCCATCTGCGAGAAAGAGAGCCCAAATGTTGTCTGCAATTCAGGAGGCTTCAGGCATGGACTTTTCAAATCTTGCTGAGAGGAGAGCAGTTACTCAAATAGCAATGAAGTTACGTAAACTATGGG GAAAATGCTCCTGA
- the LOC109124614 gene encoding serine/threonine-protein kinase At5g01020-like isoform X1: MGICFSAEEQYQFSQQQNYQKKTSPAGKKTAVYLMKSDCQDSSVGKVSASGGLSLAPKNIKDLQSNPGYENVDIFTYEEMKVATKQFRPDYILGEGGFGVVYKGVIDDSVRAGYKSTKVAIKELNPEGFQGDREWLAEVNYLGQLSHPNLVKLIGYCCEDDHRLLVYEYMAMGSLEKHLFRRVGCTLTWSKRMKIALDAAKGLAFLHGAERSIIYRDLKTANILLDEGYNAKLSDFGLAKDGPRGDQTHVSTRVMGTYGYAAPEYVMTGHLTSRSDVYGFGVLLLEMLLGKRAMDKSRPCREHNLVEWARPLLNHNKKLLRIIDPRMDGQYGTKALMKVAGLAYQCLSQNPKGRPLMNHVVEVLETLKDDGDAQEEVMTNLHSRGKSVTLYDASSDSQGTRDGDGQRRRRPESGRSKSEASVDTDKYVSALSEPDTTKI; encoded by the exons CTTCTGTTGGTAAAGTGAGTGCAAGTGGTGGCTTGTCTTTGGCtcctaaaaacattaaagatctTCAGTCTAATCCAGGATATGAAAATGTTGATATTTTCACCTACGAGGAGATGAAGGTTGCTACTAAGCAGTTCAGGCCAGATTATATTCTTGGTGAAGGAGGTTTCGGAGTGGTCTATAAAGGAGTTATAGATGACTCTGTCAGGGCTGGTTACAAGTCTACCAAAGTTGCCATCAAAGAACTTAATCCAGAGGGCTTCCAGGGAGACCGAGAGTGGCTG GCTGAAGTCAACTATTTAGGACAGCTTAGTCACCCGAATTTGGTCAAGCTCATTGGCTACTGCTGTGAAGATGATCACAGATTATTAGTCTATGAATACATGGCAATGGGGAGCCTTGAGAAACATCTTTTCCGAA GAGTTGGATGCACTTTGACATGGTCGAAAAGAATGAAGATTGCTCTTGATGCAGCCAAGGGTCTTGCATTTCTACATGGTGCTGAACGCTCCATCATATATCGGGATCTGAAGACAGCAAATATATTGCTAGATGAG GGTTACAATGCTAAACTCTCTGACTTTGGACTAGCAAAGGATGGTCCAAGAGGAGATCAAACACATGTCTCAACACGTGTTATGGGGACTTACGGATACGCTGCTCCTGAGTACGTAATGACAG GACACTTGACATCCAGAAGTGATGTTTATGGATTTGGAGTACTTCTCCTTGAGATGCTCCTTGGGAAGAGGGCGATGGACAAAAGCAGACCTTGCAGGGAGCATAACTTGGTAGAGTGGGCACGACCACTGTTGAATCACAACAAAAAGCTTTTGAGGATCATAGACCCTCGAATGGATGGACAGTATGGCACTAAGGCGTTGATGAAAGTAGCTGGTTTGGCGTACCAATGCCTAAGCCAAAACCCGAAAGGAAGGCCCCTCATGAATCATGTTGTAGaagttcttgagactctcaagGATGACGGTGATGCTCAAGAGGAGGTCATGACTAACCTCCATAGTAGGGGCAAGTCTGTAACCTTATATGATGCTTCTAGTGATTCCCAAGGCACGAGAGATGGGGATggacagaggaggagaagaccAGAAAGTGGTCGAAGCAAGAGCGAAGCCTCAGTCGACACTGACAAATATGTTTCTGCTCTTTCAGAACCAGATACTACCAAAATTTAA